A window from Chryseobacterium vaccae encodes these proteins:
- a CDS encoding FtsB family cell division protein: protein MKENKLIKDIQPKSETLKLIQKYVLNKYTITICLFLVWMIFFDKTSFLVINELNGEISRYEDQLEYYKKEYEKNDAFYKKLMNNKSEKEKYARENYFMKKPDEEIFILVVDSSNIAKK from the coding sequence ATGAAAGAAAACAAACTTATTAAAGACATCCAGCCGAAGTCCGAAACACTCAAACTCATTCAGAAATATGTTCTGAATAAATATACCATTACCATTTGCCTGTTTCTGGTCTGGATGATTTTCTTTGATAAAACCTCTTTTCTCGTAATCAATGAACTGAACGGCGAAATCAGCCGATATGAAGATCAGTTGGAATATTATAAAAAGGAATATGAAAAAAATGATGCCTTTTATAAAAAACTGATGAACAATAAATCGGAAAAAGAAAAATACGCAAGAGAAAATTACTTTATGAAAAAACCGGATGAAGAGATCTTTATTCTGGTGGTAGACAGCAGTAATATTGCGAAAAAATAA
- a CDS encoding methylmalonyl-CoA mutase family protein: protein MSEILPNWENLVKKQLKTEDIYSILKKENLEGIEVKPFYSEVRKPLANLPKVEENTHLVATYHESLEEDVFAFVLEHNVENLEQKALFVNNKDLAGHISPKEEDQYFSLISIIDEKQSVINDQLAKELLAKNFKRNICIDISLHQNAGAAIYQQLGIALAQTKELTEVYGAEILNQLIFRIAVGGNYFFEMAKLRAFKIVFNQLSKEYGLDEIPYIFAETSLRNKAVADNENNLIRSTLELASAMIGGADAVFSNNYLVERSTENSEEISFKQQIVLAYESIINVFEDASNGSYYIEDITRQIAEKSWDLFVEIEEAGGYLQLLKQGIVQKKIYNHAVEEQKWVEEGKIKLIGVNLYPKLDVKKSAEELYSENEIKPVRWAEMFE from the coding sequence ATGTCAGAAATACTTCCAAACTGGGAAAATTTAGTTAAGAAACAGCTTAAAACAGAAGATATTTATTCAATTTTAAAAAAGGAAAACCTTGAAGGAATTGAAGTGAAACCGTTTTACAGCGAAGTTCGGAAACCATTGGCCAACCTGCCGAAAGTGGAAGAAAATACCCATTTGGTAGCTACTTACCACGAAAGTCTGGAAGAAGATGTATTTGCATTTGTTCTGGAACATAATGTAGAGAATCTTGAACAGAAAGCCCTGTTTGTTAATAATAAAGATCTTGCGGGGCATATCAGCCCTAAAGAAGAAGACCAGTATTTTTCACTGATCAGTATTATTGATGAAAAACAGTCTGTTATAAACGATCAATTGGCTAAAGAGCTTTTGGCAAAGAACTTCAAAAGAAATATTTGTATTGATATTTCCCTTCATCAGAATGCCGGAGCAGCTATATACCAGCAGTTGGGAATAGCATTGGCTCAGACAAAAGAACTTACTGAAGTTTATGGTGCTGAAATTTTAAATCAATTGATCTTCAGAATTGCTGTTGGTGGAAATTATTTCTTTGAAATGGCCAAGTTAAGAGCCTTTAAAATTGTTTTCAACCAGCTTTCCAAAGAATATGGCCTGGATGAGATTCCTTACATCTTTGCAGAAACTTCCCTTAGAAATAAAGCTGTTGCTGATAATGAAAATAACCTGATCCGTTCCACTTTAGAATTGGCTTCTGCCATGATAGGCGGTGCAGACGCTGTTTTCAGCAACAATTATCTGGTGGAAAGAAGCACGGAAAACTCAGAAGAGATCTCTTTCAAACAGCAGATTGTTTTAGCCTACGAAAGTATCATCAATGTATTTGAAGATGCATCAAACGGCAGTTATTACATTGAAGATATCACGCGCCAGATTGCAGAAAAATCATGGGATCTGTTTGTAGAAATAGAAGAGGCCGGCGGTTATCTGCAGCTTTTAAAGCAGGGAATAGTACAAAAAAAGATCTATAACCATGCTGTTGAAGAACAGAAATGGGTGGAAGAAGGAAAAATAAAGCTGATCGGGGTTAATTTATACCCTAAATTAGACGTTAAAAAGTCAGCGGAAGAACTTTACAGCGAAAATGAAATAAAGCCCGTACGTTGGGCTGAAATGTTTGAATAA